One Glycine max cultivar Williams 82 chromosome 8, Glycine_max_v4.0, whole genome shotgun sequence genomic window, ttatacaaATTAGTTTTTGCAAAACATATAAAATCAAGTTCATGAATTTGTTTTGATAGGTTTTAAGatactttttattataaattccccaattttttaatatacaaaatagttttttcaaaacataaaaaatttaaatcttaagcAATTTTTCATTTCCTGGTTCCAACAATCTTTTGTTTACCATCTCTTTCAAATTATTATCAAGCTAGCTATTAATTGTacgaaaaaaatgaattgaaattaacaaaaatattttaattatacaaaaaattgaaattagttaaaataaaaaattataatttatatttttcttttatttatgagGAGATAAAAATGACTTTTCTTTTCCAAtaaatccttttttatttataaaaacgtAATGccgtgtaaaaaaaatatatctataaaaaataaatttgagttaacaaaaatgattaaaatacgtaattttaaattttaattaaatcaaattaaataaaaattataggtaACCAAAAAGTTTATGTGAATTGAGTGCAATGAGAGGAGAAAAAAGTTGTAAATAGAAATCGCCTTAGTTTTGTTATAACCTGATCAAGGAGGCCTAAATGCATAACATATTAGGCTTTTACATCGTGAGTTTCCTTTTTTGTTATCTTGTAAccgaccaaaaaaaaaaaaaacaactgtgTCTTGTTCACACTGATTCTGTTTCATGGAATGAGCATATATTGTTTGTGTTCCTAGAAAACTCAGACCTTGAATTGTTGGTTTGCTTCTTATAAGGCTTGTAGTTGACGCCTTTAGGAATCTCTCAAGGATGGGTTTCTCAGTGGCAGCTTCGTTGGGTACCTATGTTGTGCTGAGAGACACTCATGAAACAAGAATCAAGTGCCAATTTTTGTGCAGAAAAGAACAGAATAGTAGAATTGGTTTCAAGTTTTCAAAGCACAAGGCCATTCaaagtgcaattttttttagcaaGCATGAGTTCACTGATTTGGATGAGAGGAAGAGCTCAGATGAGGTAGCATTTACCATCTTCTAGTTGAAGTTAGGGCCTTttgcttcttttattttttttttttctatcggcaaatgttagttgttagaaTCTTAGTTTTGTTAACAGATAACCCGCGACCTTTCTCCCCTTCTCTTCTCCCTTGACCATCCAACCCACCTTATAGCTTTCCCTTTTGCTTATTTGTTTAGTTtggtttagttttagttttagttttttttcttttttcttggtgCATATATGTGATGAGAATTGGTGAAAGTGGAAACCCATTTCTGTCGTGAAAGTTACTGTTTAGTTGGACTGCTTGAAGAGGACCTACTAAATCCATGTAAGTTGTGGGGGTGACAACTACTAGCAATGTTATGTTTCAGTTCAAAGGACAAAGGGTGTGTCCATTGGTAAGAATGTGTTCGATTGAATATGTTCTTGGGAATATGTTATTGATAATTGATAGAAGAATTACCTGTTTTGTAGTGATGGGAAGCTAGGAATTGGTATTCTGGAGAGTTTTCAATCTATTGATGGAAATTGATTACTTTTGTAGtacaagttcttttttttttgttgtgttgtgAATGCTAAGGTTGTGCATTGGGAAACTGAAACACACAAATGTGTAGGTTTTAGGACCAGAGTAAGGTTGCTTATTTGGCTAGATACCTTTCTCTGAATATGCAAGAAGTTCTTCTCAGTAAATtgattaaatatgaattttgtccttgcaagttttttttgttcttttttggtctattttaagttttagtttttcaaGTTTTGGTCCCTAAAGCATGAATTTACGgggactaaaaatgaaaagaaaaatggatcTTAAAGTGACTAAAATTGAAAAGTGCAAATTTACAGGGaccaaaatggaaaaaaagCTAACTTACAGAgactaaattcatatttaagcCATATAAGAAACAAGAATTACACTAGGACCACGCTTACCTTTTCTTTTAATCCTGATATTCCATGAAAAACTaagttctaattaaaattttacattttctatctAGAAAAGTAACATAACATTATTTGTATCTACAAGGTTTCATGTTGGCTAGTCATGAAAGTCATTTTATTGTAGAGCTTCTAGGATGTCTACTAGTTCTTCCTACTTTGCTGCCTCAGAGAGTATTAATTCTgaaatttgttttcaattttcattttatttttcttcattccaCTTGGTGGATGGTTCTATTCATTATGGTAAATATCACCGGATAAACCTCATCTGAGGGAGTGCAGGTCAGCAATGTATGATGGACAGTGTTGCATGACCTAGGGTATATTATGCCTAGTTTGGACTCAAGGTAATGTATTTCTGGCTTAATCCGTCAGGTGTCACTTTATGGTTTTTGGACTTAACATTTCAATCTCGGGTGCCTATAATTTGTGCAACCCCTTGGTGTTTGAAGCAGCTGTATGAAGGGATAAGGAATTAATAGCTCAAGCTTTTGGTATAAATTGTGTTATGGCTGGAAATGATTCTAAAGTGTACATATTTGAGTTCTCAAGAAAAGCACTTTGCACAGAGTTCTTCTATCAAGAATTTTTGTAGTCCTTTGGAATTCCAGCGAAAATCCAGGAAACTGactcacttttttctttattttaatattacagGTTAAAGAAgagattaaaaaatgttatgaaCTCATAAACAGATTAGGGAGAGGAGTTGTGTATCTGGGTTCTTCAAGGATGGGACCTAGCCATTCACATTATGTGCAAGCACAAGAGCTGGCTAAAGAGGCAAGTAAATATTCTTACAATAGCTTCCTACCTCTTTTTTCAGCTTACTTGCCAGTGTGTATTGTATAAGATCTCATTCATTTGTTACTTAATCACATTGTTTCTGGCATTAACAACAGTGATAGTGGCAAAGGTAATTAtaagttttgattatttttgcaACATATCTTGATGCACAGATAGCAAATCTTTTGGACTGCACTTCTTGGTCAGGGGCTGGACCAGGGCTAATGGACGCTGTTACTCAAGGTTCTATGCTAGCAGGAAAACCAGTTGGTGGATTCAAGATAGGAAGAGAAGCTGGGGAATGGACTGCGTCTAACTTTCATCCATACTTACCGTCAGAAAATTATCTCACCTTCCGGTAATCTACAACTGTTGCTCAATAACTTTTTCTATTGACATGAGTGAAATTGACTGCTTATATTGTTTTAACTTTTGAGTTCAGGTTTTTCTCAGCAAGGAAGCATGGGCTAGTGGACGCTGTAGTGAGGAACAATTCGTTTGATAAAACTGCTGTTGTTGCCCTTCCTGGTGGGATTGGTACTTTAGATGAGGTGTTTGAGATATTGGCATTGATTCAGCTAGAACGGATTGGATCAAAGTTTCCTGTTCCCTTCCTGTTGATGAACTATGATTCATTTTATTCAAAGCTGcttgaatttttaaatgattgtgAGGGTTGGGGAACTGTCTCTAAAGGAGAGGTTGCATCATTGTGGAAGGTTTGTAACAGCAACTCAGAAGCTTTGGCATACCTAGAAGAATTCTATGGCATTTCTTCTAGTGACAAAAGTAAGAATGTAACTAAACTGTATAGCACGTATGAATCACCGTCCTCAtaagaatttttcttttgttttttcttcttcttaataattgttttctttctttaaaagGCTTGAACTGTAGAATATTCTCCTGAATTATTGCAATATTAGCAAGTTTGATGGTAGCCATGTGCAGTATCAAGTTCTAATTGCACCAAAAATGTATCTTAGGATTCATCTGTAATCACATTTGTGATTTGGATAAAGTAGCAAAAGGAAATGAGTTTTCTCTAATTGTTATCTTTCAACTTTTGAGAAGTTTATTTAATGACTCCCCTTAGTTATTTTTATCCTCAAGTACACTGCCATTTATGGTTAGTTTTATCATTAATCGATGTTGTGAGCTTAAACTTTTGTCATTGAATGTCATCTTTCCCACTTACAAACTTTTGATTCGTTTTGGCATAGCGTTGAGAGTTGAGACTCTAGTGTATATTTGAAATGTCATTGAAATAGCATCCAACTTCCTTGGACAATGGGATCTCCATGGAACATGCAATTTTGAATAGCTTCACTTGTTTTCTCAAAGCTTTTTATCTCTCTCATCAAAAAGTGTTTTTCGGTAATGACTATCTAGCATACCTCCTACTAACCTGAATGAGCATTTAAATATTTGTCTTACATTCATTGGTGGATAACCTTAATGGATTGAAATCAACGAGTCTTCCATCTTGAAAAATgagctttattttaattttcaatttttcatgagGTATGAAATCAATTGGTTTCAAGTGGGACTGTTAGGCCCTTAACAATAGCAACAGGTTCCGATGATTTAATCTGAAGTATTGAAAGATCACACAATTGATCAAATTCTAACTTTCACAAAGAAAGGGTTATATGAACAATTCATCAGCGGAATTCTTGCAAAATACATGCCATGCCATTGAAAGTACTTGATTGTGAAAACAATCGAATATATGATGCTCGATCATATATGGTTCTCGATTATTTCAGGTTCCTGAAAATTTGGAGAATTTAATCCATTTTGAAGTATCTAAGCTTCAGGAATACATGGATAGGAAGCCTTCCAAATTCCATTGGTGAGCTCCAGAACTTGGAGACCTTGGATATAAGACAAACAGATATGTCTGAGATACGAAAGGAGATTAGCAAGCTTAGAAAGGTACCCATCTTCTGGCTAACAAAATATCTTCCAGTTCAGTGAAGGATAGTCTTAGAGGCGTAGGAAAGCTAAAACAATTAAGGGATTTGATGATAACTAATTTCAAGGGAGAACTTGGATACACACTATGTTCCTCAATCAATGAGATGCAATTCTTGGAGAAACTACATATTAATGCACTAGGTTATAATGAAGTGATTGACTTCAGCTTTAAGTCAACCCAATCTGCACTTAGGAAGCTTTGCCTCAGGGGGAAGTTAAAAAAGTTGCCAAATTGGATTCCACGACTCGAAAATCTTTTAAACTTGTCTTTGATGTACTCCGAGTTAACTAATGATCCATTGGAATCAATAAAagatatgataaatttgttgttCCTGGCTATCAAATTTGTGGTTTGCATATGTGGGTGTGGTGCCGCGGTAATGTGGTGGTCACTCATTAGTCACTAGCCATCAAAAGTCTTACTTGAATTGGAGTGAAAATTTGGGTTGTACATGTTAAGGTTTGGTGAACTCGTACTGTAACAAAACAAGTTGGATTTGGATTAGTACTTTAATCCTCTTACTTCAGCAATTTTGGTaccaaaaattttaaatgttcgGTTTTAGGtctcatatttttcaaaatgagTAAGTGGAAAAAATAGATTATGCACGGAATGCAAAACAACTAtacttattatttaatcacaaattattatatatgataacttTTTTACCTTTATAATAGTcaataattaccttaaaaattatatcgatagttatttttaaatgattgataatgtaaaaaaaaattatacatacatTACACATAgtctttaaactaaaaaatttatgaaaaataataagcaTTGTCAGTGTGAAGTAATTTTAGACTATCAATCCCTTGCAAGTATGATACATTTGTTAACttctattataattatttcaaaattcatatcaatatttttttaatggttcAGTACATATTATTAAACTCAAATTACCATTTTGtcttactatttatttattttattcaattttgacaTGGTAATAATTAAAGGTTTAATTGGGTCCCTTAATTCCAAATCGATACAATTTGGTCTCTTCCGTCCAAATTCACTTGACATTGATTATTAATAGTGGGATGAAGTTCAAAAAAATAAGGAACCAAATTAAACTGTTTATTAATAGCATAACGAAAGAGTTGTGAAATGGGACTTTCTGTTTGACTCTCATACAACACAAAACAACAATGTTTTCTGAAATGGTGGGTCGGTCTGCCACGTCTGAATCATATTGCATTTAGCGAAAAGTTTTGGCAACATATAGCAGCATTTGCATTTCTGTTCTGGGAATAAAAGAAATCTGAAATGAAAAGCATCAAGGAGATTTGTTTACCAGGAAAAATCTAGGGGTAAAGAACAATGAATTTACCTATCATATCAGTACACGGCATGAATGATCACAACATGGAAAAAGATATAATGAATTTCTAGGAATTCAAAAAAGAATGTGGCATTAGGGATGCTTTTGATCCAAGTAGGATCTGATGCCAGACAAATAGTTGAGTTTGATCATATGTGCAGTCTCTGCTATCAAATTGATCAACTGCTAATATTACAGTTGAATTAGAAATGCTCCTGATATATTGCTCCAAATTCTGCTCTCCATGCCTGATCATCATATGTATAGGAGAAAGTTGCATTGTGCGCCCCATCAGAATCCTCCTTATACAGTGGTTGCAGTGCAGATTCGGGTAATTTGCTCTCTGTAATGTACTGCTTCATGGTATTAATCTCTgtcttgtgttttcttttcagCTTCTCAATTTGCATCTTCATATTTTCATTATCTTGTTGCACATTTGCAAAGTTCTCCTGTATAACATAAGAATCAGAAATGTGTTAAGACAGAACTATGCTCAATCTCCTGAACCGCAGTTACTGGTCCAAGAAATTAGGGGAATATAAATGATAGAATGGCAGAAGTACAATTCATTCTGTATTCCTTATAGAGTCTTTCCTtgttaattttgtataatttatgccagtccctttctttttcctgttTATTTGGTAATTGGTGTGCCAAAACACCATCCCTAATTGATACCAGAATAACACCTTTCTTTTTCCTGTTTATTTGGTAATTGGTGTGCCAAAACACCATCCCTAATTGATACCAGAATAACACCTTTGAAATATGATACATTGATTAGGAAACCACTTAATGAGATAGAACAGTACCTCTGCAACAGCTGCTGCATGTTCAGCTTCTCTTAGTCTAACAAGTAATTCACCAGCTGCCTGTACAGCTTCAGCAGTATCTCGAAGTTGAA contains:
- the LOC100803538 gene encoding probable cytokinin riboside 5'-monophosphate phosphoribohydrolase LOGL3, with protein sequence MGFSVAASLGTYVVLRDTHETRIKCQFLCRKEQNSRIGFKFSKHKAIQSAIFFSKHEFTDLDERKSSDEVKEEIKKCYELINRLGRGVVYLGSSRMGPSHSHYVQAQELAKEIANLLDCTSWSGAGPGLMDAVTQGSMLAGKPVGGFKIGREAGEWTASNFHPYLPSENYLTFRFFSARKHGLVDAVVRNNSFDKTAVVALPGGIGTLDEVFEILALIQLERIGSKFPVPFLLMNYDSFYSKLLEFLNDCEGWGTVSKGEVASLWKVCNSNSEALAYLEEFYGISSSDKSKNVTKLYSTYESPSS